One window from the genome of Epinephelus moara isolate mb chromosome 5, YSFRI_EMoa_1.0, whole genome shotgun sequence encodes:
- the anapc11 gene encoding anaphase-promoting complex subunit 11 has protein sequence MKVKIRQWNGVASWLWVANDENCGICRMPFNGCCPDCKVPGDDCPLVWGQCSHCFHMHCILKWLNSQQVQQQCPMCRQEWKFKE, from the exons atgAAGGTGAAGATCCGACAGTGGAACGGGGTGGCCTCTTGGTTATGGGTGGCTAATGATGAAAACTGTGGGATCTGCAGGATGCCCTTCAATGGCTGCTGCCCTGACT GTAAAGTGCCTGGGGATGACTGCCCGCTGGTCTGGGGTCAGTGCTCTCACTGTTTCCACATGCACTGCATCTTGAAATGGCTGAACTCGCAGCAGGTCCAGCAGCAGTGCCCCATGTGCCGGCAGGAGTGGAAGTTCAAAGAATGA
- the ppp1r27b gene encoding protein phosphatase 1 regulatory subunit 27b isoform X1, whose translation MKFYQCPVTQTLGIKDYPQDCGVPVSCKTSASLKPIRSVHFPNDILFQDYVRHGELERIGRFIRTNRVSLDTIYHSGMAALHEAVLSGNLDCVKLLVQLGADIHQRDEEGWTPLHMACSDSFPHIARYLLSLGADPELENDCGEKPADLIEPDNEELLELFGIAVND comes from the exons ATGAAGTTCTACCAGTGCCCTGTGACCCAGACCTTGGGAATCAAGGATTACCCCCAGGACTGTGGCGTCCCAGTCAGCTGCAAGACATCTGCTTCTCTGAAGCCAATCCGCAGTGTGCACTTCCCAAATGACATTCTTTTCCAAGACTATGTGCGACATGGTGAGCTGGAGAGAATTGGACGTTTCATCCGAACCAATAGAGTCAGCCTGGACACCATCTACCACTCTG GCATGGCCGCTCTGCATGAGGCCGTCCTGTCTGGGAACCTGGACTGTGTGAAGCTGCTGGTTCAACTAGGAGCAGATATCCACCAGAGGGATGAGGAGGGATGGACCCCACTGCACATGGCCTGCAGCGACAGCTTCCCACACATTGCACG CTACCTTCTGTCGCTGGGTGCCGACCCTGAGCTGGAGAACGACTGCGGGGAGAAGCCGGCTGACCTCATTGAACCGGACAACGAGGAGCTGCTGGAGCTCTTTGGGATAGCTGTCAATGACTGA